The following are encoded together in the Lactuca sativa cultivar Salinas chromosome 1, Lsat_Salinas_v11, whole genome shotgun sequence genome:
- the LOC111891313 gene encoding uncharacterized protein LOC111891313 → MEEYTGYVLQIKPNAKLSKRILQNALNSITRLLQESEKKEPRNLMKLLDKSTRFNGVVEFENDGVPPLHPEETQNYWSLVALTLTAIVLALPNIANCHVKGLLSSMKEGLQFVRNIEEILNANEELVKAREAARHVWTDVEVYCKWLQIDLQKKTRNGKTSKEILQWLGEEAAKTVIQFKTRKNVSLDHSPCKFTPASSMYIISQTILLHCNEQENWPTDEELFEWIATIITDLLCACFTKLPRVITMRCYDDAIEKREDSIRTAG, encoded by the coding sequence ATGGAAGAATATACTGGTTACGTCCTTCAAATCAAACCGAATGCGAAGCTTTCAAAGAGAATATTACAAAATGCGCTCAACTCTATAACTCGACTTCTTCAAGAGTCTGAAAAGAAAGAGCCAAGAAATCTTATGAAGCTTCTCGATAAATCTACTAGATTCAATGGAGTAGTAGAGTTCGAAAATGATGGAGTTCCACCTTTACATCCAGAAGAAACCCAGAATTATTGGAGCCTAGTCGCACTAACATTAACAGCCATTGTTCTTGCGCTTCCTAATATTGCAAACTGCCATGTCAAGGGGTTACTTTCAAGTATGAAAGAAGGTCTTCAATTTGTAAGAAATATCGAAGAAATCCTCAATGCAAACGAAGAATTGGTAAAGGCAAGAGAAGCAGCTAGACACGTATGGACAGACGTTGAAGTATACTGCAAGTGGCTACAAATTGATCTTCAAAAGAAGACTCGAAATGGAAAAACTTCAAAAGAGATTCTTCAGTGGTTGGGTGAAGAAGCAGCAAAAACTGTGATACAGTTCAAGACAAGGAAAAATGTAAGTCTAGATCACTCACCTTGTAAGTTCACTCCTGCAAGCTCCATGTACATAATCAGCCAAACCATACTGCTTCACTGCAATGAGCAAGAAAATTGGCCAACAGATGAGGAACTTTTTGAGTGGATAGCAACCATAATCACAGATCTGCTATGTGCTTGCTTTACCAAATTGCCACGTGTCATAACCATGAGGTGTTATGATGATGCAATAGAGAAAAGGGAAGATAGCATCCGAACAGCGGGGTAG